One segment of Papaver somniferum cultivar HN1 unplaced genomic scaffold, ASM357369v1 unplaced-scaffold_137, whole genome shotgun sequence DNA contains the following:
- the LOC113334674 gene encoding LRR receptor-like serine/threonine-protein kinase FLS2 has protein sequence MASQVGVPTCLITGSCFSYWPMKKKTERPKQYQAYKNQLYGPFPGDITNLRSLAFLSLTENKISGSIPADIGKLRSLTMLSLSKNKLTGLIPTSVGNLTDLTDLVLYDNQLYGLTYLNLGDNNLSGNIPNELERAGSLEYLQLNDNSLNGTLSNSIAKLQHLKVLNLANNKFGGSIPTELGLLPDLHILLRSNKFTGSIPVEMMSMLQLRILDLSQNYLTGQVSRKVGNLKNLISKPNDTYRISNISAGDVQLKMVVKGISVPVQILLSYTSAIDLSCNNLSGNIPKEIGLLKGLYTVNLSHNRFSGHIPSSVGDMSG, from the exons ATGGCTTCACAGGTAGGGGTTCCTACATGTCTCATTACAGGCTCCTGTTTTTCTTACTGgccgatgaaaaagaaaactgagcGGCCTAAGCAATATCAG GCGTATAAAAATCAACTTTATGGTCCATTCCCTGGAGATATAACAAATCTAAGATCTCTTGCATTCTTATCTTTGACAGAGAACAAAATTAGTGGCTCAATTCCTGCTGATATAGGAAAATTAAGATCTCTTACGATGCTCTCTTTATCTAAGAACAAACTAACTGGTTTGATCCCCACTTCTGTTGGTAATTTGACAGATTTAACTGATTTAGTTCTCTATGACAATCAGTTATATGG GCTTACATATCTAAACCTTGGCGACAACAATCTCTCTGGAAATATCCCAAATGAGCTTGAAAGAGCTGGATCACTGGAATATCTACAATTAAATGACAACAGTCTCAATGGTACTCTTTCCAATTCAATCGCTAAACTTCAACACTTGAAAGTTCTTAACTTAGCGAATAACAAATTTGGAGGGAGCATACCCACTGAGCTTGGTTTGCTCCCCGATCTTCACATTCTTTTAAGGTCGAACAAGTTCACTGGGTCTATCCCTGTAGAAATGATGTCTATGCTTCAACTCCGCATTCTGGATTTATCACAAAACTATCTCACTGGTCAAGTTTCTAGGAAAGTAGGGAACCTGAAAAACTTAATAAGTAAGCCTAATGACACATACAGGATTAGCAATATTAGCGCCGGGGATGTGCAATTGAAGATGGTGGTTAAAGGGATTAGCGTCCCGGTTCAGATACTACTAAGTTATACCTCCGCCATCGATCTATCATGCAACAATCTCAGTGGAAATATACCAAAAGAGATAGGTTTGTTAAAAGGACTTTACACGGTTAATTTGTCCCACAATCGTTTTTCAGGTCATATCCCTTCGTCTGTCGGAGACATGTCTGGTTAA